From a region of the Fischerella sp. JS2 genome:
- a CDS encoding gamma-glutamylcyclotransferase, with translation MSKQSRYLHHTWVHSSSAVNIAVGQQQREPMFFYFAYGSCMCPVDLKRSLGENTHNFVIGPGILKGYRLGFYRYSAFRKCGVLDIIQDPTSTVHGVLYQLPWRISDRLDEREDVPRGGYRHEFVDIHCQGRVYSSVRTYVVVDKLAKEHAPNDWYFNVVLRGAVTCGLPEEYCWNLFNHMYQLQQQPRIVQ, from the coding sequence ATGAGCAAGCAGAGTAGATATTTACATCATACTTGGGTGCATTCTAGTAGTGCAGTCAACATAGCAGTGGGGCAACAACAGCGAGAACCAATGTTTTTTTATTTTGCTTATGGATCATGTATGTGTCCTGTTGATCTGAAGCGATCGCTCGGCGAAAACACTCATAATTTTGTGATTGGGCCTGGTATACTCAAAGGATATAGGCTGGGATTTTATCGCTATTCTGCTTTTCGCAAGTGTGGTGTGCTAGATATTATCCAAGATCCAACTAGCACTGTGCATGGTGTACTTTATCAACTACCTTGGCGAATTAGCGATCGCTTAGATGAAAGAGAAGATGTCCCGCGTGGAGGTTATCGTCATGAATTTGTTGATATTCACTGCCAAGGGCGGGTTTATAGCAGTGTCCGCACTTATGTAGTGGTTGACAAATTAGCAAAAGAACACGCACCAAACGACTGGTACTTTAACGTTGTGCTGCGGGGTGCTGTTACGTGCGGATTACCGGAAGAGTACTGCTGGAATTTATTTAATCATATGTACCAACTACAACAGCAACCTCGAATAGTCCAGTGA